Proteins found in one Serratia plymuthica genomic segment:
- a CDS encoding oxygenase MpaB family protein, whose translation MEALRAAIEKQVIGLTGLALGGIDFENPAGDPGLFGPQSVIWRVHCDFTSMLCGGVSALLMQMLHPLALAGVWDHSNFREDMLGRLRRTSQFVSVTTFGPTAEAERLIAKVRAIHLQVTGVSNDGRPYAASDPDLLTWVHVVESSCFLASHLRYRNPHLSPELQDRYYRETARVAAALGARDIPTSCAAVADYLQRMRPQLVCDERTREVARILLAAPAPSALARPFGWLVMQAGIDLLPDWAQQQFDFYPGALRRRLVRVGVGGVGKVLRASMRNGSYQRAVRRINKPA comes from the coding sequence ATGGAAGCACTACGCGCAGCGATAGAAAAACAGGTGATTGGCCTGACCGGGCTGGCGCTCGGCGGCATAGATTTCGAAAACCCGGCGGGTGATCCCGGCCTGTTTGGCCCGCAGTCGGTCATCTGGCGGGTACATTGCGATTTCACCTCAATGCTGTGCGGCGGCGTCAGCGCCTTGCTGATGCAAATGCTGCACCCGCTGGCGTTGGCCGGGGTGTGGGATCACTCCAATTTTCGCGAAGACATGCTTGGCCGCCTGCGCCGCACCAGCCAGTTTGTCTCCGTCACCACCTTTGGCCCCACCGCAGAAGCCGAACGGCTGATCGCCAAGGTGCGGGCCATTCATCTGCAAGTGACCGGTGTCAGCAACGACGGCAGGCCCTATGCCGCCAGCGATCCCGATCTGCTCACCTGGGTGCACGTGGTGGAAAGCAGCTGTTTCCTGGCGAGCCACCTGCGCTACCGCAACCCGCATCTTTCCCCCGAACTGCAAGATCGCTATTACCGGGAGACGGCCCGGGTGGCCGCCGCTCTGGGGGCGCGCGACATTCCCACTTCCTGCGCGGCGGTGGCCGACTATCTGCAACGGATGCGGCCGCAACTGGTGTGCGATGAACGCACGCGTGAAGTGGCGCGCATTCTGCTGGCCGCCCCGGCGCCGAGCGCATTGGCACGGCCCTTCGGTTGGCTGGTGATGCAGGCGGGCATCGATCTGCTGCCCGACTGGGCGCAGCAGCAGTTTGATTTTTATCCCGGCGCGCTGCGGCGGCGCCTGGTGAGAGTGGGCGTAGGCGGCGTCGGTAAGGTGCTGCGCGCCTCGATGCGCAACGGGTCCTATCAGCGTGCCGTACGGCGAATTAACAAACCGGCGTAA
- a CDS encoding suppressor of fused domain protein, whose translation MNESYVLAEVSNENQTLVAVVQQDHRAAYFYIYPAEENAERFQVRACWLRNLAAAPLQEDRAALERGQPPMLAAEFCRNLEGEAPLNPEGVTVVWTESDDGAALWYYGQLLAVIPGWSLYIDHSVCYSASCIKESPLAYPLGSASTNTQYALAENTRQFWRSWQREEGNPWPKMQSDYQARYEQHFGPSVKYYAIDQGKWPPMAITQHERDGIYYFLTMGVSIRPMPWVDILFNDDAGRYRRMEMGIAIDGQYMTEENAVQMASALAGFAHVPWAKITWFGEGHTLESEVAPLGYEGYVLSSAFYPYNDHLTLPEQYGDPVNIFWASPVFEAERLLAHATPNGGHDLVNKLREQGVDHIFRPRQAVC comes from the coding sequence ATGAACGAGTCATACGTACTTGCTGAAGTCAGTAATGAGAATCAGACGCTGGTGGCGGTGGTTCAGCAAGATCACCGGGCAGCCTATTTTTACATTTACCCTGCGGAAGAAAACGCCGAGCGTTTTCAGGTGCGCGCCTGCTGGCTGCGTAATCTGGCGGCAGCACCCTTGCAGGAAGATCGCGCCGCACTTGAACGGGGCCAACCGCCCATGCTGGCGGCCGAGTTTTGCCGCAATCTGGAAGGGGAAGCGCCGCTGAATCCGGAGGGGGTGACGGTGGTCTGGACCGAAAGCGACGACGGCGCGGCGCTGTGGTATTACGGCCAATTGCTGGCGGTGATCCCCGGCTGGAGCCTGTATATCGACCATTCGGTGTGCTATTCCGCCAGTTGCATCAAAGAGAGCCCGCTGGCTTATCCGCTGGGTTCCGCCTCCACCAACACCCAGTACGCGCTGGCGGAGAACACCCGCCAGTTCTGGCGCAGTTGGCAGCGTGAGGAGGGCAACCCGTGGCCAAAAATGCAGAGCGATTATCAGGCGCGCTATGAGCAGCATTTTGGCCCTTCGGTAAAATACTACGCCATCGATCAGGGCAAATGGCCGCCGATGGCGATTACCCAGCACGAACGCGACGGCATTTATTATTTTCTCACCATGGGCGTCAGCATTCGGCCGATGCCCTGGGTAGACATTCTGTTTAACGACGATGCCGGCCGTTATCGCCGCATGGAAATGGGTATCGCCATCGACGGCCAGTACATGACCGAAGAGAACGCGGTGCAGATGGCCAGCGCGCTGGCCGGGTTCGCGCACGTCCCTTGGGCGAAAATCACCTGGTTTGGCGAAGGGCATACGCTGGAGTCGGAGGTGGCGCCGCTGGGTTATGAAGGCTACGTCCTGTCCTCGGCGTTTTATCCCTACAACGACCATCTGACGCTGCCGGAGCAGTATGGCGATCCGGTGAACATTTTCTGGGCCAGCCCGGTATTTGAAGCCGAGCGTCTGCTGGCGCACGCCACGCCGAACGGCGGCCACGATCTGGTGAACAAGCTGCGCGAACAGGGCGTTGACCATATCTTCCGTCCACGCCAAGCGGTATGCTGA
- a CDS encoding cysteine hydrolase family protein, whose product MKSALLIIDVQKGLFTPPPADAEATLGRINQLSDRARLAGAPVIFIQHCTADEELAHGSDAWQIDPALQVNAGDHRVEKTTPDSFLRTRLGPLLIANGVTHLVICGYSTEFCVDTTTRRAAGLGYPVTLAADAHTSHDKPHATGLQIRAHHNATLSNIESFGVPIAALPAAEILF is encoded by the coding sequence ATGAAGTCAGCGCTGTTGATTATCGATGTGCAAAAAGGGTTGTTTACGCCACCGCCGGCGGATGCCGAAGCGACGCTTGGTCGGATTAACCAACTGAGCGACCGCGCCCGCCTGGCCGGCGCGCCGGTGATTTTTATCCAGCATTGCACGGCTGACGAAGAGCTGGCGCACGGCAGCGACGCCTGGCAGATTGACCCCGCATTGCAGGTGAACGCCGGCGATCACCGGGTGGAAAAAACCACGCCGGATTCGTTCCTGCGCACCCGCCTGGGGCCGCTGTTGATCGCCAACGGCGTAACGCATTTGGTGATTTGCGGCTATTCCACCGAATTCTGCGTGGACACCACCACCCGCCGCGCCGCCGGGCTTGGCTACCCGGTCACGCTGGCGGCGGATGCCCACACCAGCCACGACAAACCGCACGCGACGGGCCTGCAAATCCGTGCCCACCATAACGCCACTCTGTCGAATATCGAGAGCTTCGGCGTACCGATCGCAGCGCTGCCGGCGGCAGAGATCCTCTTCTGA
- a CDS encoding helix-turn-helix transcriptional regulator codes for MKTIRLFTLLEHLRCRVHPVSAEVLARALDVSVRTIYRDMATLQAIGAPVRGESGLGYLLEKDYFLPPLNFDPDELDAIMLGMRLIGARGDDVLSAAATRVSAKIGSVIDVKKTDIYKRLPLRAVSRPTEESEKAMKHLAFLRQAIRKKLQLNINYVDLQGRESDRTVRPLGLTVFDSVWLLTVWCEKRADFRNLRVDNITSVVDTGLGFRPENGKLFEDYLKTL; via the coding sequence ATGAAAACTATTCGGCTCTTCACTTTACTTGAGCATCTTCGCTGTCGCGTACACCCGGTATCGGCTGAAGTATTGGCTCGGGCTTTAGATGTGTCTGTGAGGACTATCTACAGGGACATGGCAACGCTACAGGCGATAGGGGCTCCCGTGCGCGGCGAATCGGGCCTGGGATATTTGCTCGAAAAAGATTACTTTCTCCCGCCGCTTAATTTTGATCCCGATGAACTGGACGCGATTATGCTCGGAATGCGGCTGATAGGAGCGCGGGGCGATGACGTACTTTCCGCAGCGGCAACCCGGGTTTCAGCCAAGATCGGTTCAGTCATCGATGTCAAAAAAACAGACATTTATAAGCGGCTCCCTCTCAGAGCCGTCTCTCGGCCTACGGAGGAAAGCGAGAAAGCGATGAAACATCTCGCGTTTCTCCGCCAGGCGATTCGCAAGAAGCTTCAGCTGAATATCAATTATGTCGATCTGCAAGGAAGAGAGAGCGACCGGACAGTTCGCCCTCTGGGTTTGACGGTATTCGACTCAGTGTGGTTATTGACGGTCTGGTGCGAAAAACGCGCCGATTTTCGTAATCTGCGGGTAGATAACATCACCTCTGTCGTGGACACGGGCCTCGGTTTCAGGCCCGAGAATGGCAAGCTGTTTGAAGATTATCTCAAGACACTTTAG
- a CDS encoding MFS transporter, which yields MERTTTVDSGKEQIDPYSDHIIPMPPNGLLVRSARIKKIQTTAMLLLFLAAIINFLDRSSLSVANSTIREEMGLSGTEIGLLLSAFSLAYGIAQLPCGLLLDRKGPRIMLGVGMFVWSVFQTLSGMIHNFTQFIWVRIGLGIGEAPMNPCGVKVINDWFNIKHRGMPMGIFNAASTIGLAISPPILTAMMLAFGWRGMFITIGVLGIALSIGWYMLYRNRQDIDLSAQEQAYLNAGSVSARREPMNFREWRSLFKNRTMWGMMIGFSGINYTAWLYLAWLPGYLQTTYHLDLKSTGLMSAIPFLFGAAGMLSNGFVTDFLVRRGMAPLKSRKICIVAGMLLSASFTAIVPQATTTYSAVVLIGMALFCIHFAGTSCWGLIHVAVTSRMTASVGSIQNFASFIFASFAPVITGFILDTTHSFKLALILCACFTVIGALSYLFVVKHPIVDSAA from the coding sequence ATGGAAAGAACCACCACCGTTGACAGCGGAAAAGAACAGATTGACCCTTATTCAGATCACATCATTCCGATGCCGCCAAACGGCCTGCTGGTACGTTCGGCGAGAATTAAAAAAATCCAGACCACCGCCATGCTGTTGTTGTTTCTCGCCGCCATCATCAACTTCCTTGATCGCAGTTCGCTGTCGGTCGCGAACTCCACCATCCGCGAGGAAATGGGCCTGAGCGGTACCGAAATCGGCCTGCTGCTTTCGGCGTTTTCATTGGCTTACGGCATCGCCCAACTGCCCTGCGGGCTGCTGCTGGATCGTAAAGGCCCGCGCATTATGCTGGGGGTAGGCATGTTCGTCTGGTCGGTGTTCCAGACGCTGTCCGGCATGATCCACAATTTCACCCAGTTTATCTGGGTGCGCATCGGGCTGGGGATCGGCGAAGCGCCGATGAACCCGTGCGGCGTGAAGGTGATCAACGATTGGTTCAACATCAAGCATCGCGGTATGCCGATGGGGATCTTCAATGCGGCGTCCACCATAGGCCTGGCGATCAGCCCGCCGATCCTCACCGCCATGATGCTGGCCTTCGGCTGGCGCGGGATGTTCATCACCATCGGCGTGCTGGGGATCGCGCTGTCGATCGGGTGGTATATGCTGTATCGCAACCGCCAGGATATCGACCTGAGCGCCCAGGAACAGGCCTATCTGAATGCCGGCAGCGTCAGCGCGCGGCGCGAACCGATGAACTTCCGCGAGTGGCGCTCGTTATTCAAAAACCGCACCATGTGGGGCATGATGATCGGCTTTAGCGGCATCAACTACACCGCGTGGCTGTATCTGGCCTGGCTGCCGGGCTACCTGCAAACCACCTACCATCTGGATCTGAAAAGCACCGGGCTGATGAGCGCCATTCCGTTCCTGTTCGGCGCTGCCGGCATGCTGTCGAACGGCTTCGTCACCGATTTCCTGGTTCGCCGCGGCATGGCCCCGCTGAAAAGCCGCAAAATCTGCATCGTGGCCGGCATGTTGCTGTCCGCGTCCTTCACCGCCATTGTGCCGCAGGCCACCACCACCTACAGCGCCGTAGTCCTGATCGGTATGGCGTTGTTTTGCATCCACTTTGCCGGCACCTCCTGCTGGGGCTTGATCCACGTGGCGGTGACCTCGCGCATGACCGCTTCGGTCGGCAGCATTCAGAACTTCGCCAGCTTTATTTTCGCCTCGTTCGCCCCGGTGATCACCGGCTTTATCCTGGATACCACCCACTCCTTTAAACTGGCACTTATCCTGTGCGCCTGCTTCACCGTCATCGGCGCGCTATCTTATCTGTTCGTGGTCAAACACCCGATTGTCGACAGCGCGGCCTGA
- a CDS encoding GntR family transcriptional regulator gives MSRTQALRHNVVNQMIDGINGGHLRSPLPSQAALAEMYNISRTTVRHTLAHFDRRGVLEKVGDDYVIVRPPQADDGFECVNPSLEDQDKQFKKSFYQMINQKQLRAGDSFSELQLSRIANVSPLVVREFLLHFSRYNLIETVKRGQWRMKKFDQNYAEQLFELRQMLETHALSRFINLPADDERWLQAKELLSRHRQLRESISDSYRLFSQLDRDFHGLILSAANNPFFNQSLEIISVIFHFHYQWDETDLKQRNIIAIEEHMIILSALICRNDQEAINALHRHLDTAKQSMIRSINQDVA, from the coding sequence ATGAGCAGAACCCAGGCCCTGCGGCACAACGTGGTTAACCAGATGATCGACGGCATTAACGGCGGCCATCTTCGTTCGCCGCTGCCTTCACAGGCGGCATTGGCCGAAATGTATAACATCAGCCGCACCACGGTACGCCACACGCTGGCCCATTTCGACCGGCGCGGGGTGTTGGAAAAGGTCGGCGATGACTATGTGATTGTACGGCCGCCGCAGGCAGACGACGGCTTCGAATGCGTGAACCCCTCGCTGGAAGACCAGGACAAGCAGTTCAAGAAAAGCTTCTATCAGATGATTAACCAGAAGCAGCTGCGCGCCGGCGACAGCTTCAGCGAGCTGCAACTGTCGCGCATCGCCAACGTCAGCCCGCTGGTGGTGCGGGAATTCCTGTTGCACTTCAGCCGTTATAACCTGATCGAAACCGTCAAGCGCGGCCAGTGGCGCATGAAAAAGTTTGATCAAAACTATGCCGAGCAGCTGTTTGAACTGCGCCAGATGCTGGAAACTCACGCCCTGTCGCGTTTTATCAACTTGCCCGCCGACGACGAACGCTGGCTGCAAGCCAAGGAGCTGTTGAGCCGCCACCGCCAGCTGCGGGAAAGCATCAGCGACAGCTATCGCCTGTTCTCCCAGTTGGATCGCGATTTCCACGGGCTTATCCTCTCCGCCGCCAACAACCCGTTTTTCAACCAGTCGCTGGAGATCATTTCGGTGATTTTCCACTTCCACTACCAGTGGGATGAAACCGACTTGAAACAGCGCAATATCATTGCCATTGAAGAACATATGATCATCCTCAGCGCGTTGATCTGCCGCAATGACCAGGAAGCGATCAACGCGCTGCATCGCCATCTGGACACGGCCAAGCAATCGATGATCCGTTCCATCAATCAGGACGTCGCCTGA
- a CDS encoding zinc-binding alcohol dehydrogenase family protein yields the protein MTTMKTLVCEQPTKLVYQQRPVPLPADQEAVIKIIAVGICGTDIHAWSGHQPFFSYPRVLGHEICGEIVSIGNNVSGWRVGQRVTVMPYISCRRCGACQSGKTNCCENISVIGVHQDGGFCEFLSVPAGNLLAVEGLPPETAALIEPFAISAHAVRRAAIAPDDHLLVVGAGPIGLGVAAIACADGAQVVVADTSAERRAHVEQALGLPTLNPADEQFDAALRDRFGGMLAAKVIDATGNPHAMNNSLNLIRHGGSIVFVGLFKGDIQFSDPEFHKKETTLMGSRNATHEDFAKVGRLMAAGKITAQMMLSHHFDFATLAEDYEQQVINNKQLIKGVIHFN from the coding sequence ATGACGACAATGAAAACATTAGTGTGCGAGCAGCCGACGAAATTGGTTTATCAACAGCGCCCGGTGCCTTTGCCCGCAGACCAGGAGGCGGTGATCAAAATAATCGCCGTCGGCATTTGCGGAACGGATATTCACGCCTGGTCCGGTCATCAGCCTTTCTTTAGTTATCCCCGCGTATTGGGCCATGAAATATGCGGCGAGATTGTCAGCATCGGCAATAATGTCAGCGGCTGGCGGGTGGGCCAGCGCGTGACGGTCATGCCGTATATTTCTTGCCGGCGCTGCGGTGCCTGTCAGAGCGGCAAAACCAACTGCTGCGAGAATATTTCGGTGATTGGCGTGCATCAGGATGGCGGTTTCTGCGAGTTCCTGAGCGTGCCGGCCGGCAATCTGCTGGCGGTGGAGGGCCTGCCGCCGGAAACGGCGGCGCTGATTGAACCCTTCGCCATCAGCGCCCACGCGGTGCGCCGGGCGGCGATAGCGCCGGACGATCACCTGCTGGTGGTGGGGGCCGGGCCGATCGGGCTTGGCGTGGCGGCGATAGCCTGCGCCGACGGCGCGCAGGTGGTGGTCGCCGATACCAGCGCCGAGCGGCGGGCGCATGTTGAACAAGCCCTGGGGCTGCCGACGCTCAACCCGGCGGATGAGCAATTCGACGCGGCGCTGCGCGATCGGTTCGGCGGCATGCTGGCGGCCAAGGTGATTGACGCCACCGGCAACCCGCACGCGATGAATAATAGCCTGAACCTGATCCGCCACGGCGGCAGCATCGTTTTCGTCGGGCTGTTCAAGGGCGATATTCAGTTCTCCGATCCGGAGTTCCATAAAAAAGAAACCACCCTGATGGGTAGCCGCAATGCGACCCATGAGGATTTCGCCAAGGTGGGCCGTTTGATGGCGGCAGGGAAAATTACCGCGCAGATGATGCTCTCCCACCATTTTGATTTCGCCACCCTGGCAGAAGATTACGAACAGCAGGTGATTAATAACAAGCAGCTGATCAAAGGCGTCATCCATTTCAATTAA